The genomic segment CTAGTACAAAATACAGGTGCTTAATTGAAAGGAAAAAAGCTTAgataccaaattgaatattgaagccACACTCAGGTATTTAACTGGGATaaaaaactcaagtatcaaaATGGAAAACTCGGCCTCCGGTACCAAATTGGGACAAGAAAACTCaagtactaaattgaaaattaaagccaaactcaagtaccaaatatAATATTAACCCTTCCTAATATACATGCATGCATTGATATATATAGTAGGCTAATGTTTCAAGTACTCATATAAACAACTAATCGAGGCTTGGAGAGATTGTGTCAATTCAAGAAACAAATAGATTTTAAAAACTGTATCTCACGCATTAAAAACAGaatgacattttttttcttttgatctgCAAAAAAATGCATCGACTGGTTAAGCAAGCCTACTAGAGGTCTATAGCTTTGAAAAACAGATGCGGAACATAGAGTCTAAGCAGATATATATTAAATCCTAAATCAAGGGACCTCTTAACAAATAGAATAGTAATGATGAGCTATTAGTTCATACAAGGACATTGCATCTTCCAAATAGGAAACACCTGTAGACAAAGTTTTCTATCACAATGCAAAGCAAAGACAAGGAAACATTGCTAGGATCAAAATAATCAGCAAAATAATATTCAACTTGCTGATAAAAGTTAATCCTCCCAAATAAGGAACACATTCTAGTTACTTTAAGATTCAAAATATTTCTTAAGCAAAGTTACAAAAGTGAAAATTTAGACACTAACCACATATCTTCTGGTCCAAGTGGCTCCTCCATTAAGAATGCTTGAAGACATTTATAAAGAGAAACAGATTCCTGAGGTCGCTTAGCAAAAAAGCAGGACTTAAAAATCTGCGGTAAAGAGCCAAGAAGCTGTGTATCATACTGCTTAACATATTTTTCTGGCCAAGGAACGAGCACATGTAACCTTCTAGACATGCCAGCAGCTGGTACTGCTTCAGCCATAAGTATCTGGGATTCCTTGACTATTCCCTTGTCATCTGTTATGTAAAGTTGTAATTCAGCCTCTGAGAGTGCAGAAACCCCATTTGCATCGGGAGGCTTTTCAATGCCGTTTGAAATCGGAGATGATGCATCATGCTCTTTCAGAGAAATGTCTTCAACTGCAGTACTCTCAGAGGTATCATGGTCTTCTAAGACATCTTCAGCCTGTGTCTGAAATGAATTTAGTAATTTGAGATATAGACCATGGATGTCAGATCCAGTTTCAACATTAGAAAGCCTTGCTACAAGAGGAATTCCAAATGTTTTCCAACTTGAAGTCAGTTTCCCAAGCATACACTGcctaaaaatatgaaattcaaaaaCCTTAGGTTATAAGGATACACCAACCAAACTAACTGATATTCTTTAAACAAACCCAAAGTATTTGTTGTGCAGCAGTAGGTGGGTGAACAACAAAGATAATTTTTTGAGTCAAAAGAAAACAagtaacatttaattaaaatatatctagCCAATCATAGGGGTTATCAGCAAGTggagaaaggaaaaggaaaacgAACAAGAAGAAACAGGAAAAACAGTACAATCCATGTGAGAGTTTTATATCTTTAGAAGGTAAAACACCATGTGAGAGCTTAATGCTCAACATGTTAAAACCCATGTTTCTTTTCCAAGTAACATAGATAGGTAAAAACTAGAGCTTACAAAATAATTcatttgatatatatacatacatatatgtatatgtatacatatatcaTCAGTTTCTGCTATTAAGTTCAAGCATTGATTGAGCCAGACCTTAGTTGTCTTACCCATAGGATCCATCAAGCAATCTCAAAATGTGTGTCCTTACGAAGCAAGCAGTAaggtttaaataatatgaaatgaattgtatTCTATCAAATCTACAATAAATGATCGGTAAACAACTTTATAAAGCCATTAAACTTGATAATACCATAAAGAGATGCAAGAATTCTGAGTACCAATACAAAGATGCAACTATAGGACAACTTTACTAACATGTTTTGGCTCAAACATGCGCCTTCAGTAACAAGCACTTGTAAATACAAAATATAGACTAGGAATAGCAAAATTTGGTAGTCATATATAACCCAAACTACTTATTTTCAATTTACATGAACTAGAATATTCTTTTAGCAAAGTAAAACAAGAGATGCAAACATATAAAAGTCAAATCTAAATCCTGAAGAGGGTGGGAATGGGATGTTGAGCAGTGATGTCAAGGCGAGCACCTAGGCGCTAAGGCACAGTGCAAATGGCAATTACCACCTCAGCCACCTCAAGGCGAGGCAACTTCAATCAGGCAAGCTCCTGGTGTGCTTTTCGGGCGCCTTTGTTGCAAACCCAGGCGCAAAAGAAGCATGCCTCACTAAAGAGCCATTCCATTCCccctttttgtttttcattttgacttttaaaagaaaagtataataaatgactttttttaaattaattattgacctaattttattatataaaatccTAGTTAACtcttaaaagttaaaacttttaAGAGAAGATGAAGGAAATTTAGAGCTAGTTTCTgatgatatatttaatttcattcttatGGTGTTTTATTTTACAATACATTCAAGTAAATTATTCAACTTAAACTATAGAACAatgttttgaatttataaattgaactatattaaaatttatctttcttttacTGATTAATACTTATCAATTATATGTATTAGTTACATatgtttttatatacattttacttatatatttatatttatatgcttgtgCCTCAGTTTACTTGGGTGAGTGCTTTTTTTGTGCCTTGCACCTCAGGCTATATAGAGGTCTTAGCGCCTCGAGTGCACCTAGCACTCTTGACAACATTGATGTTGAGTGCTGAAAACAGTCAAGCAGGAATTAAACGAACTTACTCCTCCATCTGCTGATGCATAAACACAACTAAAGGAGCTTTCTCAATGTCTTTATTTAATCGATAAGCAACCAGCGTGTCATCGTCTCTAATCAAGGATAACGAATCAGAAAGCTCTTCAAGATAACGTATAATTCGGTGGTTGTATATCTGCAATATAAGTTAATGCTTACAGATTAATTAAACATTTATAAGCATAAAAACAATATTAGTAAATAATCCAACAAATGCAAATGTTGTAAAGAATGTAATATACCTCTGCCACCAGAAGGGTCTCATCAGCCCCCAAAGAACAAGCAACACTGAGAGCCTGTATAAGGTCTTCAAGTTTCCCACTCTTTGGGACAGTAATTGTAAATGGAGATGGTTGAAAGGTTCCATCAGTACTGATGACAGTTACAGTCATTGTTCGCGAAGTTGTTGATGGTAGAGGTAGTGACAGGTACATGAATGGATCAAACGTTACAGAAACCTTTTTGCATTGTGGACAAACTAAAGTTGATTTATACTGACCCTGCAATGAATATGATCTTGACCAATTAAGTGGAATAACAAACATGCAAACAAATAAAGCAAACACCACCTACTTTTATACTGGAATACATAGTGTTACTTAAGATCGTAACAAAATtagatccaacttgcctgaggtATTTGATTAAGTAAACAAAATTAACTATGGTATAAATGAATAATTGATTCAATCTACAAGCAACATTATTATAATTCTATAATGAAACATTTAAGCAAAAATGAATAGTGAATCTTCCAAAATGCTATCACCGTGTCCCCCTCCTCCAAAAGAAAAGGAATTTTATACTATCCATTACTTCCGCCCCACCCCCCCCCCACCCCCTGGTGGGGACCAATGCCATATACAACTTACACAAGTAATGAATATCTTTAGAAGTTAGAAGTTCAAAAGAATGGAAATTAAATAACAACCAACGGAAAATGAAAGTGATTACTATGTGAACAATACTGATGGAACCTTTAAATGAGTACTCAGAACAAAGTCAAATCAGAGGGGGAAAAATTACTTGGCACACATCAACGATGATAGAATCATTGCGAGCGATGTGATTTTGCCAATATTCATCAGCTACTTCTTCATCTTGGCGACCTTCGCTGTCCTTCATTTCAACATAAGGCTTACTTTTCACACGGTTGAGATCCTCATGAAGTCCATCCAACAAAAATGCAAGAAGTTCCTAAGATAAAAGGCACATcaaattaataaagaaaaacaTGGAATATTATCACATTACAATCACCCACCAAAGGGAAAACAAAACTCAACTATTGAGATCAAGAAAACGTTCACCGACTTGAGAATCATGCTGATTGAAGCCACTAAACTGAGGAGCAAAACGAGCAAGCTTTGACTTAAATGTTCTCGGTGCCACAGGGGTTGCTCCAGGGGCCCATAACTTCCTCAACAGATCCCCGAAGGCTGAAGCAATCTCACCCTGAAAAATTCGCATGCTTTATGGATGCATACAACTAAGAACAGTTCAAACTTCAAACTATTCTGAAACCTATAATAAATGTAATGAAACATGAAAGCAGAGGGACTGATGTAAATATAACGTACTTTCATTCCCAAAGGATTGTCGGGATTTATTTCTCTAGTATAATCTCCAAGAAAATAATCAACCACCTTTGGTGTATGAGCCAAGCACTGAATGGCACTGTTCATGAAACAAGTGTTCCCGAGATTTTGTAATCCAGTTAATCCCAAAGAACCAGCTTCTCCAGATCGTCCACAGAATATTGAAGCATTTGTGCTGCCAAAATTGGAATTTGCAGTGCCATTGCAACCATTTGACAAGACTGGAGCACCAGAAGAGCAATTTGCTGGATGTCCTAACATTTCATCTTTTCTCCCCTCCCTGCATTTCATGGAATCTGACAACCCATAGACTTGCAACTCCAGGAGAATCTACAGATAAACAAACGTAACAAACCGTTATGGGCATGCATCAAAACTACAACAAATGATTTGTCATTGATCTGATCAACAAGACAGCAGAAGAGAGCAGTATATTAAAATGAAGATGAAAATCAGTTTGCCCATAGAGTCAATACTGGTTGACACTCTGCCACACATTGCTTCCTACTCACAGCTGGCATCATCTTCAGATTCATccccttattttaaaatttgagtcaTAGTAAAAATTACCTCAAGTATATAAAATATCCTTTTAAGGTTACATAAGATTATTTATTGCCACAGAATTTGACCTTTTGGGGGCTCAAATTTGGTGAGACATAATTGCTAGAAATTTTAGTATAATAAAGCAATCAATGAAAAAACAATAGTATATGGTAGGAATAATTGATACATGACAAGTGGCTTAAATTGTACCATAAAAAGAATCAATCAAATGGGAAAAGGAAAGCATTAGAACATCCCTTGTAAGGAAAAGAAACATGAAACTCTCTTGAAGGAAATTCAAATGTCAAGATTTGTCTCAAAAGGCACAATTAATCTCATGTAATCTTACTTCATAAAAAAAGTCTCATGTAATCTTTAATCACATCAATAAAGGATTCTTCCAATTTTCTTTATTGACTAGCCAAACACTGGAGCATGAAACATACAACAGATTCAACGTTTATGAATTagtatttagttttatttataacAATCATATTAGAAATGAATTTCATCAAAATGTTATACTAAACATGAAGACAGTGTCAGATTCTATATGCTTGAGTAGTTAGGCCAATTATGAACTTATTAAGAACAATGCTTGCAGACAAGCACAATAGTTAAAAGAGTGAGTTTTAAAAAACTAAGGATGACATCTTGGAGGGAGAGTGAACAGAATCAAATAAACGTGTAGATGTAAACCAATATCTCATTTAAAACCCAAAAAGATACCTCTTACCTCCTGATCTGATTGGCGTTGAGAATCTTTGAGAAATCTATCTCTCTCATTCACAAAATATAGAGCTGTCGGCCAGGAAAAGTCCCAAATGCGTAACTGTGCAATAGAGAAACATAGATAGCCATCTcattgaaaaataactaaaaagaaaaatCCTCCCTAAAGATAAGGAAAATTACCTGCTCAGAATCTATACTAAAGATTTTGCAGGCTCTTCTGAAAAGTTCCACTGCATTGTCCTGTAAAAAGTGAAACATAAAGTGGGCACACAGAACCAAGGGCATTCAATAATAAGGATGAGGGCTAATGATTCAGAAATGCAAGAACAcgtaaaatttaaccaaataacaaCTAATGAGAAAACATCTTTTAGTACAGGTGAGAAAACTGTAAACTATAGCATGATTCTAGAACACTTTAATTGTAAGAACATCTAAAATCCCAAGATGCAAGCAAAATGTTATGAatcaaaaattcaatttatatggAGTCGATTTGTCTGTCAATAATAAAGTTTCAAACTAAGTCGTTACATTACAACAAAGGACTCAAATCAGAAATGCATTTAGTCCTCTAACtggaaaaattatataaataacacaaCTGGTCCTATGAAAATAgaactaattattttttaaacattttttataaCAAACATGGAATGAAGAAACTAAGCCCATCTCCAGAGTGAAAAATGAACATAGACCTTTAGTCTTATGCTATCAATATCATGCTCAATATCCACTTTACAAATAAGATTGGTGGAaacattaaaactaaaaattagaCTTATACAAATCTATGGCCAGACCAGAGTCACAGACCAAATGTGGAAAAATGGGTTACTTAAATGAACTTACCTTTTTGCTAATTTTTACTGCCAATGAATTTGTTTCCCTTGGAATAGAAAGTCTTAGATGTAAGGGATACACATCCGCCATGTCATCTTCAGCAGCTGAAAAGCTTTTTCCACCTTTTGCTGCAACTTTAGCATCGCTATGCCTGCAAGGAACAGCACAAAGTAGAACTTGAGAGatattaaaaaactctttttAGTTTCTAAGGGCCACATAGAATTGATTCATCAAGCGCTAGAACAGAATTCCAGGTATCAAATCTTAGTAAGTCAAATACACATTGCTTTTCATTCTAAAATTCATTCGACCAGTGGCAAATAAcaggagaataaaaagcaaagcAGAAATGGAAGAATAAGCCATGTAAATATCCCAAAGTAAAAGAtccaaaaaaaaatggaaatgatGCATAAAAGCTGATTATAAATTGACTGTTGTCGCAAATAGAGTAAACAGATCATTCTTAATATAGGAGGTCATACTCTTCTAAAACTAGGATTAACAAGTTTAATTTTGCTACAATGAAGGAGCAATCTTAGAAAAGATGTGGAATATGCGCAGTTACAGTTTTCATCTGAAATAAGCTTGTCATAAATTTTCAGTCCATATTAGCGGGCTTCCCTGATTAATAAAGACTACAGTGACATAAAAGTTCAGAAAGCAGATCTTAAGCAAAATCAGTTTTAAAAGGTCACACATAGTTTTCCATGTCAAGAAAGCAGGAATTGTACTAGAATATATATTGAGGTGCGATGCAAAGATCCCAAAGTAGGATAATTCCCCATGTCAAGAATTGTTGACCTAGTTTTCCATAGACTTACTGTGCTTATGTTTCAAGGAGCAATGGAGACATTCCCACGATCTTAAAGAGGAAGCAAATAGCTCACTTAATGAAGAAACTATACTTAACAGAGAACTTAAGGATCTTTTTAAAGGTAGACTGGGATCAAAAACTAGAATATGCTAAAATTATCACTTTTCTCTAATCCGAACATTTGAAGCAGATCCACACTTCACTTTGATTCACTTGCCTCATACAAGTTCCATTCTTTCCTCTTTATTCCTATCAATCCAATTAATACCCATTGCTTAAACTCTTAGATGCAATGCACCCAAGGCAGGAACCAAAAAGCATGCAAAGAACAGTAGATAAGTAGAACCACCTATTCAAACTATTTAACATCAAAGGCTACAGTATCTGATCTGATTATACTGAAAAATCAATCTTAAAACACTCACCACTTAAGAGCCTGCAACCACATTTCACCAGGAACCAATGCATAGTCCCTTCCTGAAACACCAACCTCTCCATTTTCACCATTGTGCAAAGAACTGTCCTCTTCCTTCTTTAAATTGAAAGCTAGATCTGAGTTGAAAATGTTGTTGATTAACTTCATGGGACCCGCATACGAGGTTCCTGGTGTAGCCGTATACAAAATCCCCTTCTTCGAATCAGATTCGCTTGAAGTTGAATCCTGTGCATCCTTCCACCACCTTTAAGagaaaagtataaatatgaatCAACTCTTAACCAATGTAGAGTGTAgacattatcaaataaaaaaaaaaggtcaaaatCTTAAAATACaacactaaaaattttgaaaggtagATATCTCACTTCAAACAGTTCGTAAAAAAGAAATCCAAGCAAATCCTTATAAATTTTAACGAAAACCCAATTGAAGCAAATCTAAATGAAGGATCGAAAACATTATCTTTTTGGTTACTAAGAAAGTTACCCGTTAAAGAACACCATAAAAAGTA from the Gossypium hirsutum isolate 1008001.06 chromosome D09, Gossypium_hirsutum_v2.1, whole genome shotgun sequence genome contains:
- the LOC107901697 gene encoding ubiquitin carboxyl-terminal hydrolase 8, encoding MVGLPSEDSSDSTHRVDSDDDGNNNNISNNDDQRVYFVPFRWWKDAQDSTSSESDSKKGILYTATPGTSYAGPMKLINNIFNSDLAFNLKKEEDSSLHNGENGEVGVSGRDYALVPGEMWLQALKWHSDAKVAAKGGKSFSAAEDDMADVYPLHLRLSIPRETNSLAVKISKKDNAVELFRRACKIFSIDSEQLRIWDFSWPTALYFVNERDRFLKDSQRQSDQEILLELQVYGLSDSMKCREGRKDEMLGHPANCSSGAPVLSNGCNGTANSNFGSTNASIFCGRSGEAGSLGLTGLQNLGNTCFMNSAIQCLAHTPKVVDYFLGDYTREINPDNPLGMKGEIASAFGDLLRKLWAPGATPVAPRTFKSKLARFAPQFSGFNQHDSQELLAFLLDGLHEDLNRVKSKPYVEMKDSEGRQDEEVADEYWQNHIARNDSIIVDVCQGQYKSTLVCPQCKKVSVTFDPFMYLSLPLPSTTSRTMTVTVISTDGTFQPSPFTITVPKSGKLEDLIQALSVACSLGADETLLVAEIYNHRIIRYLEELSDSLSLIRDDDTLVAYRLNKDIEKAPLVVFMHQQMEEQCMLGKLTSSWKTFGIPLVARLSNVETGSDIHGLYLKLLNSFQTQAEDVLEDHDTSESTAVEDISLKEHDASSPISNGIEKPPDANGVSALSEAELQLYITDDKGIVKESQILMAEAVPAAGMSRRLHVLVPWPEKYVKQYDTQLLGSLPQIFKSCFFAKRPQESVSLYKCLQAFLMEEPLGPEDMWYCPRCKEHRQASKKLDLWRLPEIVVIHLKRFSYNRFLKNKLETYVDFPIDNLDLSNYIGSRNGELSNRYMLYAVSNHYGSMGGGHYTAFVHHGGGQWYEFDDSHVFPISLEKIKTSAAYLLFYRRVVE